A window of Paraburkholderia sp. ZP32-5 genomic DNA:
CCTCGGCTACACCGCCGGTTCGGCCGGCGGCGGCCTGCTCGCGGCGGAGATCATTCCGGCCTACGGCTGGCGCTCGGTGTTCTACGTCGGTGGTGCGGGCGCCGTGCTGGTGATGCTCGCTCTGTTCGCCGGCCTGCCTGAATCGATCCGTTACCTCGCCCTGCGCAAGCCCAACAGCGAGCGCATCCTCGGCTATGCACGCAGGCTCAAGCCCAGCGCGCATTTCGCGGACGGCACGCGCTTCACGATTCAGGAGCAGGTGCGCACGGGTGTGCCGGTGGGTCACCTGTTCACCGAAGGCCGCTCGGCGATGACCATCTTCCTGTGGCTGGGGCTGGGGCTGTCGTTCGTCACCCACTTCTTCCTGTCGCAGTGGATGACGACGCTGCTGTCGGACCAGATCGGCTATGCGAATGCAGCCCGCAGCCAGGCGCTGTTCCAGCTTGGCGCCGGCTTCAGCTGGTTCTTCGGCTGGATGATCGACAAGAAGGGCCTGAAGGTGATGACGCTGACGATGATCCTCGGCGCGATTCCGGTGGCGGCACTCGGCGTGGCAGTCGGTTCGGGTGCCAGCCTGACGATGATGATGGCGATGGCTTCGGGTCTGCTGGTGCTGGGCGGCAATATCGGCCTCAACGCAGTATCGAGCATGATCTATCCGACCTTCATCCGTTCGACCGCGACCGGCGCATCGTTCGCGGTGGCGCGCATCGGGGCCATCATCGGCCCGCTGCTCGCCGGTCTGCTGATCGCCGTCGGCACGCCGATCGGCACGATCTTCCTGCTCGGCGCGCTGCCGCTGCTGGCCTCCGGTATCGCGTGCTTCATGCTGAACCGGACCATCACGCCGGAAGCAGCGAAGGAAATGTCGTTGCGCTCGGCACTGTCGCGGCATTAAAGCACTAAGGGGCTTCTTCGGAAGCCCAACTTAAGGGTCAACGCAACCACCCGGTCATTTTCATGGATAGCGTCAATCTCGAAGTACTGAAGGCAAGCGTTCGCTGGATCGACAGCGGACGTCGCGTGCTGCTCGTCACCGTCGTCAAGACGTGGGGCTCGTCGCCGCGGCCCGAAGGATCGATGCTGGCAATCTGTGAAGACGGCTCGGTGGTGGGCTCGGTATCCGGCGGCTGCATCGAGGACGATCTGATCGACCGCGTGCGGCAACTGGGTATCGAGCAGACCCGCCCTGAAGTCATGAAATACGGCATCTCCGCCGACGAAGCACATCGCTTCGGCTTGCCGTGCGGCGGCACGATCGAGCTGGTGCTCGAACCGCTGACACGCGCGAGCGGCATCGACGAATTGTGCCGCCGCGTGATCGCCGGACAGCTCACCGCCCGCTCGCTGGATATGGCGAGCGGCACGGTGAAGCTCGTGCCGGCCCACTCTACTGAAGGCGTCGATTTCGATGGCCGCCGGCTGCTGACCATTCACGGTCCGCGTTACCGGATGCTCGTGATCGGTGCCGGTCAACTGTCGAGCTATCTTTGCCAGATCGCACTCGGACTCGACTATCAGGTGACCGTCTGCGATCCGCGCGAAGAGTACACGGACACGTGGCACGTTCCGGGCACGACGCTCGTGCGTACGATGCCGGACGACGCCGTGCTCGACATGAAGCTCGACGAACGCTGCGCGGTCATTGCGCTGACGCACGACCCGAAGCTCGACGATCTCGCGTTGATGGAAGCCGTCAAAACGCGCGCCTTCTACGTTGGCGCGCTGGGCTCGCGCCGCAACAATGCGGCACGACGCGAGCGGCTCGAAACGCACTTCGATCTGAACAAGGATGAACTGGGCCGCTTGCGTGGGCCCGTTGGCATTTATATCGGCAGCCGTACGCCGCCGGAGATCGCAGTGTCGATACTGGCCGAAGTAACAGCGGTGAAGAACGGTGTCGCATTGCCAGGGGAATTCCGGATCGAGCAGGCAAAAACAATGCTCGATATAGCGGTGGATGAGCAGACGAGTTGCGCCATTACGACGCGTCACTGATTCACGCAAATAGTACTAATTTCGCGATAAGATCGCGCCGCGATTCGGATCGTGGACAACCTCGCGAACGGGAGTAGCGGGGCTTGCAGTAGAAACTCAGACTGATAGAAATTCAGACTGCTTCAGTCTGATCAGACCAAACCAAATAATAAACGGGGGACACCATGCTTTCTCGCCTATCGATTTCCGGCCGGCTGTCGACTGTGATGGCCGTGCTGGGCCTGCTCATCGTCACCGTCGGCATGCTCGGGCAGCTCGCCATCGAACGTTCGAACGAAGAGCTGGATTACGCTTACTCGAACCAGCTGGCGGCATCGATTGCCGTGGGGCGAGCCAATCTGAAGCTGGAGATCGCGCGCGCGGTACTCAATCGCGCGCTGATGCACCCCGAAGCCGCCAATGTGCCGGAGGCCGTCACGAAGGCACTCGGTCACCTTGCGGACTCCGATCGCGCGTGGCAAACCTACCGTGCGCTCGACCTTCCGGCTGAAGAACGCGCGCTCGCGGACCGCGTGAACGAAGCGCGCTCCGCACTGGAGCAACGCGGCATCGTGCCGTTGGCCGAGGCGCTAAAGAAAGGCGATCGCGACACGGCGGACCACATCGTATCGAAGACGATGTCGCCGCTGTCGACTGTGCTCGCGAATAACAGCGACGCACTCGATCGCTGGAAGAGCGAGCGCGGCCAGCAGGTATTCGCCGCCGCCGAACATTTCCATGCACAACTGCGCATTGCGGGCGTGGTGCTGATCGTGCTCGGGCTGGTCGTGTGCGTGGCCTGCGCGTACGGATTGCGCCGTGCGATCGTGATGCCGCTCGCGAGCCTGCTTGCGGCGCTTCAGCGTATCGCACAGGGCGATCTGACCGTGTCGCTGAAGGCACGCACGAGCGACGAAATGGGCCAGCTCGTTCACGGACTCGAACAGATGCAAGGCGGCCTCGAACAGATGGTTCGACAAGTCACCGACGGTTCCGAATCGATTGCCACCACGACCGGGCAGATTGCCGCCGGCAACAACGACCTGTCGCAGCGTACCGAGGAACAGGCGGCATCGCTGCAGGAAACGGCGGCCAGCATGGAACAGTTGACGGCTACAGTGCGCCAGAATGCAGACAATGCGCGTACCGCGCAAACGTTGACGGAGTCGGCGCATGACGTGACCGAGCGCGGCTCGCGAGTGGTGGGCGACGTCGTGAATACGATGACGGAAATCGATCGCAGCTCGCAAAAGATCGCCGACATCACCGGCGTGATCGAAGGCATCGCGTTCCAGACCAATATCCTCGCGTTGAATGCCGCCGTGGAAGCGGCCCGTGCCGGCGACCATGGCCGTGGCTTCGCCGTGGTTGCATCGGAGGTGCGTTCGCTCGCGCAACGCGCCGGTGCGGCTGCGAAGGAAATCAAAACCTTGATCGACGATTCGGTTGCACGCGTGGCGTCAGGTTCGCAGCTCGTCAACGTCGCCGGCGAAACGATGCAGGAAATCAGCGACTCGATCACGCGTGTCACGACGATCATGCGCGAGATCGCCAACGCATCCGATGAGCAGCGCGAAGGCATCGAGCAGGTCAGCCTCGCCGTGTCGCAGATGGATCAGGTGTCGCAGCAGAACGCGGCGCTGGTCGAGGAAGCCGCCGCGGCAGCCTCCTCTCTCGACAATCAGGCGAGTATGTTGCGGGATGCTGTAGCGGTGTTCCGGTTGAAGTAGTTTGTTTAGCTCTAGTTAGCCGGCAGCGGCGGCGCTGCTGCCGGCTTGCGCGCAAATCAGAGCAATGCGTCGCGAGCGCCGAACAGGTACTCCGATATCGCGCTCATGATCTTCACGCGATCGTTCTGCCCGAAACACAAGCCTCGCAACGCGGCGCAATAACTGGTGAACGTCGCGTTCGCGGCCTTGACCCGATCGGCGCACACGAAGCCGAGTTCATAGTTCGAAAAGACCGGCTTGTACCCGAACATCATCAAGCCGATGACTTCGCGCGCGAATACGCGTGGAACGCCATCTCTGAAGAACGTTTGGGGATTCGCGCGAAAGAACGCTTTCCACTTCTCCCTGCTGGGATCGCCATACGCGTTTGACGCGGTTCCAAAGATCGTGCGCACCATTCCAAATCCTGCCTGCATCTTCGGCGCATGAGCCTGCGGCACCGGCGCTGGCGGCACAAATGCATCGAAAGCCTCGTCGGCCAGATGGAAATCCTGGAAGCGCCGCACTCCCCCCAGAACAAAGCTGTCGTTGAGCAGCGGACTCCAGTTCTTGTCACTGAGAATGCTGCCGGGACCCAGCACGTCGACCACCCGCGCGCGCGGTCCCGCCGAGATCCCAATACGCCGCCGGTCGTTCATGATCGAATCGATCAGATTGATGTCCTTCTGCTCCTGAACACCATGCGCTGAGGTCAGGCCGAAATTCAGCAACAGCTCCTTGTTCGTGCGAATACCGGTATCGCCCAGCAGCAGAAAGCCCAACGCGTTCATCGACGCTTGCCGGTACATTCTCCAGCCATTGAGGACGTTGATCGTATCGTCCGCATCCCACCATTTGAACCATGCATTGTCGGTCTTGTAACTGGGCAAGATCTGCTTGACCTCGAAGACATAGGTATTTAACTGATACATCTTTCCTCGCTTTCGGTGAGACGAACCATCGCGGTGTATGAATATTTAGGCGCCGTAAAACTAACGGCGTGAAGGTCGACGTGCAATCCCTGGAATCGGGGAGCGACATGGGGTAGCAGCGCGGCGCCTATATCACAACCAGCGTCAACTAAAACTGGACACGCGAAGCCCAGGTTGCAGGGGTATACGCTGTACATTCCCGTTCCTTGCCGGATTGTCAAAACTCAATAAAGAACAAGACATCCGGCGAGGCCACGAGAAAACGTATGTTCGCTACCCTCCGTTCCAACCAGAAGCCGTTACCCAGCCCGGTACTGATCGTCGAAAACGAATTGCCCATGCAGAACCGACTGCGCGCGATATTGATTGCGCTCGGTTATGGGGAGAAAGACCTGCTGGTCACAGGCAATATCGCGGATGCCCTCGAAACGCACGCGAAGCACCCGTGCGCCATTGCCCTTATCGACATCCGTCTATCGGATGGCTCGGGCATCGACCTGATCCGGACATGGCATGCCTGTGATCCGGCTTTGCCGATTCTGGTCATTTCCGCATCGAACGCGGCCACCGTGATCGTGGCCGCGCTTCAGGCCGGTGCGGTCGGGTACTTGCTGAAGGAACGCGACGATATCGAAATCGCACTGTCGGTGCGCAGTGCGCTGCGCGGAGGCGCGCCGATCGATCCGTTCGTGGCGCGATATGTGCTCGAAACAAGCAGCGTGATTGCTCAGCCGGTAGTTCGGGCAATTCCGGCAATTTCGTCAATTGGTGGCTCAAAGCCGGCGCCGATTTCAGTCAAGCTCAGTCGACGTGAAACCGAAGTCCTCACGCTGGTGAGCAAGGGACTCGCGAACAGGGAAATCTCCGATCTGTTGTCTCTGTCCAAACTGACCGTGGAGTCTCACATCAAGAACATGTTCAAGAAATTGCATGTTCGCTCGCGTACAGAGGCTATTTTCGAGGCGCGTGCTCAGGGGTTGTTGCCGTAGAGCGGGCAAGCGTTCACGAAATCGCGTAGTCCGGCCGCAATGCGATAAGCGCCCGATGATCGCGGCATATCCGACCCGCTGCATGATTGACGCAACCGCACGACTCAATAACAAAGTCATCGAGCTTGTCCGCATCAAGGTTCACATTACCCGGCTTCATTCCCACGCGATTACCCAGCCTGCATCGCACATCTTCGCTAATAGCAATTAATTCATCTGGCGAAGATCACTTCATCTTGTTGTCACTCCGTATTATTAAATTGATCTCGCTGTACCCCTTTAATGTTTTATTTAGCGAGACCCAGAATGACGAAGATCAGATGGAATCGCGTTGCCGCTGCATTGCTATGCACGAGTAGCGCTGTCGCCTTTGCAGGAACCCCGTCCGTTGGCAGCCGTGAATACAAGGTTCTGCTCAACCCGGTCGCCTTCGAGAACCAACCTGTCGACGCGGCCAACCGGTTTCTAACGGACCTGCAGGCGAGCCTCGCCGCCAACGGGTTCGATGAAACCGTGACCGGCAAATTCGCGGCGGATCACGACCGCATCGTGACTTACTACGATTCGCCGGGTACCTGCCCGCTGCGTCAAACCGGCTATTCGTTCCGCGAACGTAATGAAAGCGGCGACCTCGATATTGAATTGAAGTTTGGTTCAGCCAACGAAACTACGTCAGCCAAGACCGACGTCAGCGGCAGTTCGTCCGATGCGGACAGCAAGCTCGAAGACGACATCACGCCGCCCGCGAAAGAGACGTTCTCTCACTCGACCAGTGAACCGTTGAAGGCATCGAAGAACATCAACATCCTCGATGACATCAACGATCTCTTCCCGACCACAACGGTGTTCAACAGCATCAAGAGCAACCCGCTCGTGCCGGTCAGCGGTCTGTCGATTCACGAGCTGACCTACGAAGGCCCCAAGAGCGATATCGGCCAGGAAACCGCCGATTTCACGATGACCGTCTGGTATGCGAATGGTTCGACAACGCCGTCGCTCGCCGAGATTTCCTTCGATGTGGACGCCACCGATGACGGCGACTTCACCGACAAGGTCACGGCCCGCTCGCAACTCATCTTCAACGTAATTCAAGGGATGACGAACTGGACACTCACGCCGAGCACGACGAAGACCGCGTGGGTCTATCAGTATCAACCGAGCTTCTGCACGTCCAGCCAGTA
This region includes:
- a CDS encoding methyl-accepting chemotaxis protein, which produces MLSRLSISGRLSTVMAVLGLLIVTVGMLGQLAIERSNEELDYAYSNQLAASIAVGRANLKLEIARAVLNRALMHPEAANVPEAVTKALGHLADSDRAWQTYRALDLPAEERALADRVNEARSALEQRGIVPLAEALKKGDRDTADHIVSKTMSPLSTVLANNSDALDRWKSERGQQVFAAAEHFHAQLRIAGVVLIVLGLVVCVACAYGLRRAIVMPLASLLAALQRIAQGDLTVSLKARTSDEMGQLVHGLEQMQGGLEQMVRQVTDGSESIATTTGQIAAGNNDLSQRTEEQAASLQETAASMEQLTATVRQNADNARTAQTLTESAHDVTERGSRVVGDVVNTMTEIDRSSQKIADITGVIEGIAFQTNILALNAAVEAARAGDHGRGFAVVASEVRSLAQRAGAAAKEIKTLIDDSVARVASGSQLVNVAGETMQEISDSITRVTTIMREIANASDEQREGIEQVSLAVSQMDQVSQQNAALVEEAAAAASSLDNQASMLRDAVAVFRLK
- a CDS encoding XdhC family protein, yielding MDSVNLEVLKASVRWIDSGRRVLLVTVVKTWGSSPRPEGSMLAICEDGSVVGSVSGGCIEDDLIDRVRQLGIEQTRPEVMKYGISADEAHRFGLPCGGTIELVLEPLTRASGIDELCRRVIAGQLTARSLDMASGTVKLVPAHSTEGVDFDGRRLLTIHGPRYRMLVIGAGQLSSYLCQIALGLDYQVTVCDPREEYTDTWHVPGTTLVRTMPDDAVLDMKLDERCAVIALTHDPKLDDLALMEAVKTRAFYVGALGSRRNNAARRERLETHFDLNKDELGRLRGPVGIYIGSRTPPEIAVSILAEVTAVKNGVALPGEFRIEQAKTMLDIAVDEQTSCAITTRH
- a CDS encoding LuxR C-terminal-related transcriptional regulator codes for the protein MFATLRSNQKPLPSPVLIVENELPMQNRLRAILIALGYGEKDLLVTGNIADALETHAKHPCAIALIDIRLSDGSGIDLIRTWHACDPALPILVISASNAATVIVAALQAGAVGYLLKERDDIEIALSVRSALRGGAPIDPFVARYVLETSSVIAQPVVRAIPAISSIGGSKPAPISVKLSRRETEVLTLVSKGLANREISDLLSLSKLTVESHIKNMFKKLHVRSRTEAIFEARAQGLLP
- a CDS encoding MFS transporter; translated protein: MTQNNTVDIADVVETQERSWFTITLFVLCALVMLADGFDNQALNYAAPRIIKEWGINRALMTPVFNISIIGWMAGSVVFAMLADRIGRRRAILMATALFGAFTFAVPFAHNLVELSILRFCAALGIGGGMPMAVSLITDYARSGKRALIITLLYLGYTAGSAGGGLLAAEIIPAYGWRSVFYVGGAGAVLVMLALFAGLPESIRYLALRKPNSERILGYARRLKPSAHFADGTRFTIQEQVRTGVPVGHLFTEGRSAMTIFLWLGLGLSFVTHFFLSQWMTTLLSDQIGYANAARSQALFQLGAGFSWFFGWMIDKKGLKVMTLTMILGAIPVAALGVAVGSGASLTMMMAMASGLLVLGGNIGLNAVSSMIYPTFIRSTATGASFAVARIGAIIGPLLAGLLIAVGTPIGTIFLLGALPLLASGIACFMLNRTITPEAAKEMSLRSALSRH